The following are from one region of the Prionailurus bengalensis isolate Pbe53 chromosome A2, Fcat_Pben_1.1_paternal_pri, whole genome shotgun sequence genome:
- the TCAF1 gene encoding TRPM8 channel-associated factor 1 isoform X2, producing the protein MATPSAAFEALMNGVTSWDVPEDAIPCELLLIGEASFPVMVNDMGQVLIAASSYGRGRLVVVSHEDYLVEAQLTPFLLNAVGWLCSSPGAPIGIHPSLAPLAKILEGSGVEAKIEPEVKDSLGVYCIDAYNETMTEKLVKFMKRGGGLLIGGQAWDWANQGDDERVLFTFPGNLVTSVAGVYFTDNKGDTSFFKVSKKMPKIPVLVSCEDDLSEDRDELLHGISELDISNSDCFPSQLLVHGALAFPLGLDSYHGCVIAAARYGRGRVVVTGHKVLFTVGKLGPFLLNAVRWLDGGRRGKIVVQTELRTLSGLLAVGGIDTSIEPHLTSDASVYCFEPVSDVGVKELQEFVAEGGGLFVGAQAWWWAFKNPGVSPLARFPGNLLLNPFGISITSQSLNPGPFRTPKAGIRTYHFRSTLAEFQVIMGRKRGNVEKGWLAKLGPDGAAFLQIPAEEIPAYMSVHRLLRKLLSRYRLPVATRENPVINDCCRGAMLSLATGLAHSGSDLSLLVPEIEDMYSSPYLRPSESPITVDVNCNNPGTRYCWMSTGLYIPGRQIIEVSLPEAAASADLKIQIGCHTDDLTRASKLFRGPLVINRCCLDKPTKSITCLWGGLLYIIVPQSSKLGSVPITVKGAVHAPYYKLGETSQEEWKRRIQENPGPWGELATDNIILTVPTANLRTLENPEPLLRLWDEVMQAVARLGAEPFPLRLPQRIVADVQISVGWMHAGYPIMCHLESVQELINEKLIRTKGLWGPVHELGRNQQRQEWEFPPHTTEATCNLWCVYVHETVLGIPRGRANIALWPPVREKRVRIYLGKGPNVKNWNAWTALETYLQLQEAFGWEPFIRLFTEYRNQTNLPTDNVDKMNLWVKMFSHQVQKNLAPFFEAWAWPIQKEVATSLAYLPEWKENIMKLYLLTQM; encoded by the exons ATGGCGACTCCCTCTGCTGCCTTTGAGGCCCTTATGAATGGAGTGACCAGCTGGGATGTCCCCGAAGATGCCATCCCATGTGAACTGCTTCTCATTGGAGAGGCCTCCTTTCCGGTCATGGTGAATGACATGGGCCAGGTCCTCATTGCTGCCTCCTCCTATGGCCGAGGCCGCCTGGTGGTGGTGTCCCACGAGGACTACTTGGTAGAAGCCCAGCTCACTCCCTTTCTCCTCAATGCAGTGGGTTGGCTTTGTTCTTCCCCTGGGGCTCCCATTGGCATACACCCGTCCCTGGCACCCCTGGCCAAAATCCTTGAGGGTTCTGGGGTAGAGGCGAAGATTGAGCCCGAAGTGAAAGACTCCCTGGGGGTTTACTGCATTGATGCCTACAATGAAACCATGACAGAAAAGTTGGTCAAGTTTATGAAACGTGGAGGGGGCTTGCTCATTGGAGGCCAGGCCTGGGACTGGGCCAACCAGGGCGATGATGAAAGGGTGCTTTTCACGTTCCCTGGCAACCTCGTGACCAGTGTGGCCGGCGTGTACTTCACTGACAACAAAGGGGACACAAGTTTCTTTAAAGTCTCCAAGAAGATGCCCAAGATCCCAGTCTTAGTTAG CTGTGAGGATGACCTCTCCGAGGACAGAGACGAGCTCCTGCACGGGATTTCAGAGCTGGACATCAGCAACTCAGACTGCTTCCCATCCCAGCTGCTGGTGCACGGGGCTCTGGCCTTTCCCCTGGGGTTAGACTCCTACCATGGCTGTGTCATAGCGGCTGCCCGCTACGGCCGGGGCCGGGTGGTCGTGACCGGCCACAAGGTATTATTCACCGTTGGCAAACTGGGCCCCTTTCTGCTCAATGCCGTGCGCTGGCTGGACGGGGGCCGCAGAGGCAAGATCGTGGTGCAGACAGAACTGAGGACACTGAGCGGCCTGCTCGCAGTGGGGGGCATAGACACCAGCATCGAGCCCCATCTGACCAGCGACGCGAGTGTCTATTGCTTTGAACCCGTGAGCGATGTGGGGGTCAAAGAGCTGCAGGAGTTCGTAGCAGAGGGCGGGGGACTGTTCGTTGGAGCCCAAGCCTGGTGGTGGGCCTTCAAGAACCCTGGAGTGTCCCCTTTGGCGCGGTTCCCAGGAAACCTCCTCCTCAACCCCTTTGGCATCAGCATCACAAGCCAGAGCCTCAATCCGGGGCCCTTCCGTACTCCTAAAGCAGGGATCAGGACCTATCACTTCCGCTCCACTCTGGCTGAGTTCCAGGTCATAATGGGCCGGAAGAGAGGGAATGTGGAAAAGGGCTGGCTGGCAAAGCTGGGGCCGGACGGGGCTGCTTTCCTCCAGATCCCCGCAGAGGAGATCCCTGCCTATATGTCTGTGCACCGGCTCCTGAGGAAACTGCTGAGTCGCTATCGGCTCCCGGTAGCAACGCGAGAGAACCCTGTTATCAATGATTGCTGCAGGGGTGCTATGCTCTCCCTGGCCACTGGTCTGGCCCACTCGGGAAGCGACCTCTCTCTGTTAGTGCCAGAAATCGAAGACATGTACAGCAGCCCCTATCTGCGCCCCTCAGAATCTCCTATCACCGTTGACGTCAACTGCAACAATCCAG GCACCAGATACTGCTGGATGAGCACCGGGCTCTACATTCCTGGAAGGCAGATCATAGAGGTCTCGCTGCCTGAAGCTGCTGCCTCTGCTGATCTGAAG ATACAGATTGGCTGCCACACGGATGACCTGACCAGAGCCAGCAAGCTGTTCCGAGGCCCGCTGGTGATCAACCGGTGCTGCTTGGACAAGCCCACAAAGTCCATCACCTGCCTCTGGGGCGGCCTCCTCTACATCATCGTGCCTCAGAGCAGCAAACTGGGCTCCGTGCCCATCACTGTGAAGGGGGCTGTGCATGCCCCATACTACAAGCTAG GGGAGACCTCGCAGGAGGAGTGGAAGAGGCGTATCCAAGAGAATCCAGGTCCCTGGGGAGAGCTGGCTACGGACAACATCATCCTGACCGTGCCAACCGCCAATCTGCGTACCCTGGAGAACCCTGAGCCATTGCTTCGCCTCTGGGATGAGGTGATGCAGGCTGTGGCGCGGCTGGGGGCCGAGCCCTTCCCTTTGCGTCTGCCCCAGAGGATCGTCGCCGACGTGCAGATCTCAGTTG GCTGGATGCACGCAGGGTACCCCATCATGTGCCATCTGGAGTCTGTGCAGGAGCTCATCAATGAGAAGCTCATCAGAACCAAGGGGCTGTGGGGCCCCGTCCACGAGCTCGGCCGTAACCAGCAACGGCAGGAGTGGGAGTTCCCCCCGCACACCACGGAGGCCACCTGCAACCTGTGGTGTGTTTATGTGCACGAGACAGTCCTGGGCATCCCTCGAGGCCGCGCCAATATTGCTCTGTGGCCTCCGGTTCGGGAGAAGAGGGTCCGAATCTACCTGGGCAAGGGTCCCAATGTGAAAAACTGGAATGCGTGGACCGCCCTGGAAACATATCTCCAG CTACAGGAGGCCTTTGGGTGGGAGCCGTTCATCCGTCTCTTCACTGAGTACAGGAACCAGACCAACTTGCCCACAGACAATGTTGACAAAATGAATCTGTGGGTGAAGATGTTCTCCCACCAAGTGCAGAAGAATCTGGCTCCGTTCTTTGAGGCCTGGGCCTGGCCTATCCAGAAGGAAGTGGCTACCAGCCTGGCCTATCTGCCTGAATGGaaggaaaatattatgaaattataCCTCCTCACACAGATGTAA
- the TCAF1 gene encoding TRPM8 channel-associated factor 1 isoform X1, translated as MATPSAAFEALMNGVTSWDVPEDAIPCELLLIGEASFPVMVNDMGQVLIAASSYGRGRLVVVSHEDYLVEAQLTPFLLNAVGWLCSSPGAPIGIHPSLAPLAKILEGSGVEAKIEPEVKDSLGVYCIDAYNETMTEKLVKFMKRGGGLLIGGQAWDWANQGDDERVLFTFPGNLVTSVAGVYFTDNKGDTSFFKVSKKMPKIPVLVSCEDDLSEDRDELLHGISELDISNSDCFPSQLLVHGALAFPLGLDSYHGCVIAAARYGRGRVVVTGHKVLFTVGKLGPFLLNAVRWLDGGRRGKIVVQTELRTLSGLLAVGGIDTSIEPHLTSDASVYCFEPVSDVGVKELQEFVAEGGGLFVGAQAWWWAFKNPGVSPLARFPGNLLLNPFGISITSQSLNPGPFRTPKAGIRTYHFRSTLAEFQVIMGRKRGNVEKGWLAKLGPDGAAFLQIPAEEIPAYMSVHRLLRKLLSRYRLPVATRENPVINDCCRGAMLSLATGLAHSGSDLSLLVPEIEDMYSSPYLRPSESPITVDVNCNNPGTRYCWMSTGLYIPGRQIIEVSLPEAAASADLKIQIGCHTDDLTRASKLFRGPLVINRCCLDKPTKSITCLWGGLLYIIVPQSSKLGSVPITVKGAVHAPYYKLGETSQEEWKRRIQENPGPWGELATDNIILTVPTANLRTLENPEPLLRLWDEVMQAVARLGAEPFPLRLPQRIVADVQISVGWMHAGYPIMCHLESVQELINEKLIRTKGLWGPVHELGRNQQRQEWEFPPHTTEATCNLWCVYVHETVLGIPRGRANIALWPPVREKRVRIYLGKGPNVKNWNAWTALETYLQLQEAFGWEPFIRLFTEYRNQTNLPTDNVDKMNLWVKMFSHQVQKNLAPFFEAWAWPIQKEVATSLAYLPEWKENIMKLYLLTQMPH; from the exons ATGGCGACTCCCTCTGCTGCCTTTGAGGCCCTTATGAATGGAGTGACCAGCTGGGATGTCCCCGAAGATGCCATCCCATGTGAACTGCTTCTCATTGGAGAGGCCTCCTTTCCGGTCATGGTGAATGACATGGGCCAGGTCCTCATTGCTGCCTCCTCCTATGGCCGAGGCCGCCTGGTGGTGGTGTCCCACGAGGACTACTTGGTAGAAGCCCAGCTCACTCCCTTTCTCCTCAATGCAGTGGGTTGGCTTTGTTCTTCCCCTGGGGCTCCCATTGGCATACACCCGTCCCTGGCACCCCTGGCCAAAATCCTTGAGGGTTCTGGGGTAGAGGCGAAGATTGAGCCCGAAGTGAAAGACTCCCTGGGGGTTTACTGCATTGATGCCTACAATGAAACCATGACAGAAAAGTTGGTCAAGTTTATGAAACGTGGAGGGGGCTTGCTCATTGGAGGCCAGGCCTGGGACTGGGCCAACCAGGGCGATGATGAAAGGGTGCTTTTCACGTTCCCTGGCAACCTCGTGACCAGTGTGGCCGGCGTGTACTTCACTGACAACAAAGGGGACACAAGTTTCTTTAAAGTCTCCAAGAAGATGCCCAAGATCCCAGTCTTAGTTAG CTGTGAGGATGACCTCTCCGAGGACAGAGACGAGCTCCTGCACGGGATTTCAGAGCTGGACATCAGCAACTCAGACTGCTTCCCATCCCAGCTGCTGGTGCACGGGGCTCTGGCCTTTCCCCTGGGGTTAGACTCCTACCATGGCTGTGTCATAGCGGCTGCCCGCTACGGCCGGGGCCGGGTGGTCGTGACCGGCCACAAGGTATTATTCACCGTTGGCAAACTGGGCCCCTTTCTGCTCAATGCCGTGCGCTGGCTGGACGGGGGCCGCAGAGGCAAGATCGTGGTGCAGACAGAACTGAGGACACTGAGCGGCCTGCTCGCAGTGGGGGGCATAGACACCAGCATCGAGCCCCATCTGACCAGCGACGCGAGTGTCTATTGCTTTGAACCCGTGAGCGATGTGGGGGTCAAAGAGCTGCAGGAGTTCGTAGCAGAGGGCGGGGGACTGTTCGTTGGAGCCCAAGCCTGGTGGTGGGCCTTCAAGAACCCTGGAGTGTCCCCTTTGGCGCGGTTCCCAGGAAACCTCCTCCTCAACCCCTTTGGCATCAGCATCACAAGCCAGAGCCTCAATCCGGGGCCCTTCCGTACTCCTAAAGCAGGGATCAGGACCTATCACTTCCGCTCCACTCTGGCTGAGTTCCAGGTCATAATGGGCCGGAAGAGAGGGAATGTGGAAAAGGGCTGGCTGGCAAAGCTGGGGCCGGACGGGGCTGCTTTCCTCCAGATCCCCGCAGAGGAGATCCCTGCCTATATGTCTGTGCACCGGCTCCTGAGGAAACTGCTGAGTCGCTATCGGCTCCCGGTAGCAACGCGAGAGAACCCTGTTATCAATGATTGCTGCAGGGGTGCTATGCTCTCCCTGGCCACTGGTCTGGCCCACTCGGGAAGCGACCTCTCTCTGTTAGTGCCAGAAATCGAAGACATGTACAGCAGCCCCTATCTGCGCCCCTCAGAATCTCCTATCACCGTTGACGTCAACTGCAACAATCCAG GCACCAGATACTGCTGGATGAGCACCGGGCTCTACATTCCTGGAAGGCAGATCATAGAGGTCTCGCTGCCTGAAGCTGCTGCCTCTGCTGATCTGAAG ATACAGATTGGCTGCCACACGGATGACCTGACCAGAGCCAGCAAGCTGTTCCGAGGCCCGCTGGTGATCAACCGGTGCTGCTTGGACAAGCCCACAAAGTCCATCACCTGCCTCTGGGGCGGCCTCCTCTACATCATCGTGCCTCAGAGCAGCAAACTGGGCTCCGTGCCCATCACTGTGAAGGGGGCTGTGCATGCCCCATACTACAAGCTAG GGGAGACCTCGCAGGAGGAGTGGAAGAGGCGTATCCAAGAGAATCCAGGTCCCTGGGGAGAGCTGGCTACGGACAACATCATCCTGACCGTGCCAACCGCCAATCTGCGTACCCTGGAGAACCCTGAGCCATTGCTTCGCCTCTGGGATGAGGTGATGCAGGCTGTGGCGCGGCTGGGGGCCGAGCCCTTCCCTTTGCGTCTGCCCCAGAGGATCGTCGCCGACGTGCAGATCTCAGTTG GCTGGATGCACGCAGGGTACCCCATCATGTGCCATCTGGAGTCTGTGCAGGAGCTCATCAATGAGAAGCTCATCAGAACCAAGGGGCTGTGGGGCCCCGTCCACGAGCTCGGCCGTAACCAGCAACGGCAGGAGTGGGAGTTCCCCCCGCACACCACGGAGGCCACCTGCAACCTGTGGTGTGTTTATGTGCACGAGACAGTCCTGGGCATCCCTCGAGGCCGCGCCAATATTGCTCTGTGGCCTCCGGTTCGGGAGAAGAGGGTCCGAATCTACCTGGGCAAGGGTCCCAATGTGAAAAACTGGAATGCGTGGACCGCCCTGGAAACATATCTCCAG CTACAGGAGGCCTTTGGGTGGGAGCCGTTCATCCGTCTCTTCACTGAGTACAGGAACCAGACCAACTTGCCCACAGACAATGTTGACAAAATGAATCTGTGGGTGAAGATGTTCTCCCACCAAGTGCAGAAGAATCTGGCTCCGTTCTTTGAGGCCTGGGCCTGGCCTATCCAGAAGGAAGTGGCTACCAGCCTGGCCTATCTGCCTGAATGGaaggaaaatattatgaaattataCCTCCTCACACAGAT